In the genome of Pagrus major chromosome 17, Pma_NU_1.0, the window GTCGAGAATTCCCACTTACTTACTTGTTTTGAGAGATTAGTATTACATTCTTGGCTTTTGGACTTATTGTTACAAAGCTCATTGTGGGCCTTTGCCTTTGCAGTGCTGCATGAGGTATTTTTAACTCTGATTCACTATCAAAAAGCTAAGCACTCAATAAACTTCAGGAACTTTGGTTCCTTGAGCCTTTCAGGTAGTGCTGCCTGGAAGGAAATTCAGGTTGCCTCAGTGAAACTAATGTTTTCCAACCCTgatttatgtaacattttattttaacgaaaaaggtgaaaattgatttttaacTGCAggattttctgatttatggagtgatAAAAGAGAcacctctgtaaaaaccttcgACTATAATATATCAACAAAATGAGACAAGAATTTTTAACCTTGCTTTATCCAAAGTATAGATTTTTGTTCTATATTAATATATGAAAGTTAGCTCATATTTCATTAGATAATGCAATAATTGTCTCAATACTAGTGATACGTATTAGTAAAAACTTGTACCCGATTCATGTGTAGTGTTTCACCAGTTATTACCCACACACAGTCCATAGCACTCTGATGTTTAGAACTATAGGTGAAGTTCAAAATAGTTATAATTAAACAATTCACTTTTATGGTCTTTCAATTTGTATATGGAGACTGATTTGTCTTGTTTCCTTAAACTCACATTGGATGAAAAGATAGACCGGCTGGCTGATTTCACCACTGACACCATTGGACACGTTGCACCTGAACGGTCCCTGGTCATACCGGGTCACTTTAATTATAGTGAGAGTGGCGCCTCCATCAGTGAGCTGAACTCTGTAACTTTGTGTAACCTCAGTGCTGCCGTTCAgccagaggaaagagagagaggatccagaggaggagcaggacagACTGACGGAGCTGCTGAACTCAAAGAGGTGTGTGTTGTTTGCAGCCACCACCACCCTGGAGACTGGTGCTGTGggtgaaatagaaaaaaagaggTTAGCAGCAATTATTCAAATGTTAAACCATTTAACTAAACCTATTCTAACGTACCCAGTACAGAGATGACTGCAGGCTGAGCTGTTTGATTTCTCATAGTTTTGTTGTTAAAGGCCTGACAGCTGTAGTTTCCACTCTGACTCATCTGAATGTTCACCAGTCTGAGCTCTGGTCCAGTATCAGACAGCAGGTCCCCATTCAGAAACCAGTGAAACTGGGCAGAGGGTCTGGAGTCAGCTGAGCAGGACAGGTTGATGTTTGATCCTTCCTCATAGTGTTCATGTGACGGAGACAGCTtcaaatgaatattttctgggCCAACTGGggaaaaagacataaaacagcATGGTCACCGATAAAAGAATAGTAGCTTGAGAAAAGCTGCATGTTGCATTCAGCTTGTCTCAGTGTGGAGGCGTcattactgttttttaaatgccgAACTGCATCATTAAACTAAATACAGCTGTCATTTACTCAGTACGAGTCAAATGCTGCAACAATCAAACAGCAAGGAGCACAATAACAAGTAATTTAGATGAAACCACTGCTGACAAGATGGCTGTAATAATCATGAATCAACCTGCAAATTTAATGGTCTACCTAGCATTCGCATGAAGATGCTGTAACATTAAAGACTGATTATGCAGGTACGCCCTGTAACTCACAGCTGATGGAGAGTTTCACTGGATCGCTGGTGTAATTACTGAAATTATTGAACACATGACACACGAATGGCCCCTGGTCGTAACGGGTCACATTAATTATAGAGAGAATGGCGCCCCCGTCGGTGAGCTGAACTCTCTTGCTGGCTGTAACCTCAGAGCTATCGTTCAGCCAGAAGAAAGACAGGTAAGATccagaggcagagcaggagaGACTGACGGAGCATCCCAGCTCTGACAGGTCTGTGGTGTTGGGTGTTATCACAACATTGGAGACTTCCGCTATGggtagaaaaaaacaaaacatatttaacagTCACTAAGGAATCATTTTTTGACCCATTAAACTACCAGAGCAACAGTGGGCAACACTTTGGAAAACAGTTTACTATTTACAGTTTAATTGTGTTGTATGAATTAGGTACCAATAAGATACGTACTGATTCCTGCCATTGTGAAGTGTAGGTACAAAGGAAGAAACCACTTGAATGAGAAATACATTATGCTCAATTTAGTATTGAATTCAGTAAATACTGGTCTTTTTGGGGTACAGTACTGGGAGAGAAATCAGTGACCTTGCTAAACACCCTTTGTAGCAATTTAATTTGGATGAAAggtgtgatttcctgttttacattGAAAGGCTCCCCTTGTGTATCACGTTtgatacacacatgtacagttcctgtctttgtctttttcccgcCCTGATTTCtttgctcacctgtgtttcatttgttaattatgctgcattcatgtgctccTGTAGCCTTTCATCACCTGCCTTTTTATTGCcttcaattacattttttggatTCCGACTTTGTTAAGAAAGCTTGCCTGCCTCACTGTCTTTCACTGGGTCCCCTTTTGCAAAAACCTTTCAATAGTCATAGTTTTTAAGTTGTAATCATTTaatcatattattttattaatcatctttaatgttttattgttttgctgtTGCAATTTTATATAGTTTCATCTATTGTTGTTTATTTCGGTCTTTCACTTTTGCTATGTGTGGCACTTTGAGCTGCACATTTGTATGAAAAGtgtaatataaataaagtttaattaggTTGGATTGAGTCAAGTATAtcattactgtaaataattaCTATTACCTTTGAAATAACCAGTATTTACAAGAGAACTTCAGGTATAATTTATTTACTTGTTGTTCCAATCTTTCCCATAGTCTTATTTATATTGGTACCTGATTCATACAACGACACTGCACTGTAAATTGCAGGTTGTTTCATAAGGTGATTTCTTTTCAAACTCTAAAAAATCATCTTATCAAAAACCTCTAACCTTCAAAGAGACACTGTGGACACTAA includes:
- the LOC141011475 gene encoding cell adhesion molecule CEACAM5-like — translated: MAGITEVSNVVITPNTTDLSELGCSVSLSCSASGSYLSFFWLNDSSEVTASKRVQLTDGGAILSIINVTRYDQGPFVCHVFNNFSNYTSDPVKLSISFGPENIHLKLSPSHEHYEEGSNINLSCSADSRPSAQFHWFLNGDLLSDTGPELRLVNIQMSQSGNYSCQAFNNKTMRNQTAQPAVISVLAPVSRVVVAANNTHLFEFSSSVSLSCSSSGSSLSFLWLNGSTEVTQSYRVQLTDGGATLTIIKVTRYDQGPFRCNVSNGVSGEISQPVYLFIQYGPDNVAIKGPKSTHVGDFTMLYCSTMSVPSATFTWLFNGNPTSFHEDVYILPSVTDSDSGTYTCTAVNTVTGQNRTVNHELTVIGM